From Cytophagia bacterium CHB2, a single genomic window includes:
- the rlmN gene encoding 23S rRNA (adenine(2503)-C(2))-methyltransferase RlmN encodes MAFLMAKTQLLGMTRDELATFCVALGEKAFRGKQLFQWLYGRSAEHFEDMTNLSLALRTRLSDVAEVGELTLVQRQISRKQDAEKLLFRLPDGFQIESVMMHEATRRTLCVSSQVGCPIDCKFCATGKMGLLRNLSAGEIVNQLLTAQRVCRTNVTNVVLMGMGEPMNNYDEMIKACYLMTDEEGPNLGQRHIVISTSGLIPKIRQFTEEGHKFRLAISLNATTDEVRDKLMPLNRKYPIADLLAAARAYTAKARQRVTFEYVLLEDVNDSLQDADRLKKLVAKIPCKVNLIPYNAVDEHFRRPSVDRIQAFYQRMQDAIVPVTLRWSKGDDIDAACGQLWTKAEHASSGQMMPLAVS; translated from the coding sequence ATGGCATTCCTTATGGCTAAAACACAACTACTCGGCATGACGCGCGACGAACTGGCAACGTTCTGCGTTGCCCTCGGCGAAAAGGCATTCCGCGGTAAGCAGCTTTTTCAATGGCTTTATGGGCGTTCGGCGGAGCATTTCGAGGACATGACGAATTTATCGCTGGCGTTACGCACACGTTTGAGCGATGTGGCCGAGGTGGGTGAATTGACGCTGGTGCAGCGGCAGATTTCGCGCAAGCAGGATGCGGAGAAATTGCTGTTTCGTTTGCCCGACGGCTTTCAAATCGAAAGCGTTATGATGCACGAGGCGACGCGCCGCACGCTGTGCGTTTCCTCGCAGGTGGGTTGCCCCATCGACTGCAAATTCTGCGCGACCGGCAAAATGGGATTGTTGCGTAATCTTTCCGCCGGCGAAATCGTCAATCAACTGCTCACCGCGCAGCGAGTATGTCGCACCAATGTGACAAACGTTGTGTTGATGGGAATGGGTGAACCGATGAACAACTACGATGAAATGATCAAAGCGTGTTACTTGATGACGGACGAGGAAGGCCCCAATCTTGGCCAACGACACATCGTGATTTCGACCAGCGGGTTGATTCCGAAAATCCGGCAGTTTACCGAGGAAGGCCACAAATTCCGCCTGGCCATTTCGTTGAACGCCACCACGGACGAGGTGCGCGACAAACTCATGCCGCTCAATCGCAAATATCCCATTGCCGATTTGCTGGCGGCGGCGCGGGCCTACACGGCAAAGGCCAGACAACGCGTCACGTTTGAGTATGTTTTGTTGGAGGATGTTAACGACAGCTTGCAAGACGCCGACCGTCTCAAAAAGCTCGTTGCAAAAATTCCCTGCAAGGTCAATTTGATTCCCTACAACGCCGTGGATGAGCATTTCCGCCGGCCGAGCGTGGACCGTATTCAGGCGTTTTATCAACGCATGCAGGATGCGATTGTGCCGGTGACGCTGCGCTGGAGCAAGGGAGATGACATTGACGCGGCCTGCGGCCAGCTTTGGACGAAAGCCGAGCACGCCAGCAGCGGCCAGATGATGCCGCTGGCTGTTTCCTGA
- a CDS encoding TIGR00159 family protein, whose protein sequence is MTDLELFRVAFLRVTLLDVLDILAISFVMYRLYLFIRGSRAAQMAVGLLLILTVSLLAQILNMSGLSWIFSRLETIWLIAFVILFQPELRRMLVHLGQSPVIRFFVKVTGSRLVDEIVKATQELSRLRHGSLIVIVRNHAIRSVVETGIKLQAAAFAPVLLAFFSPKSPLHDGAIIIENEEIIAAKAILPLSQTDLLDKRYGTRHRAALGLSEESDALVLVTSEETGQISIAKDGRLLTDLSEEEVENILSTSLHVTPKK, encoded by the coding sequence ATGACTGATCTCGAACTTTTTCGCGTCGCGTTTCTGCGCGTGACATTGCTCGATGTTCTGGACATTCTGGCGATCAGCTTTGTGATGTATCGCCTCTATCTTTTCATTCGCGGCTCGCGCGCCGCGCAAATGGCGGTGGGGCTGCTGCTCATTCTCACCGTTTCATTGCTGGCGCAAATCTTGAACATGAGCGGGCTGAGCTGGATTTTCAGCCGCCTGGAAACCATCTGGCTGATCGCTTTTGTGATTTTGTTTCAACCCGAGCTGCGGCGCATGCTGGTGCATCTTGGCCAAAGCCCGGTGATTCGCTTCTTTGTCAAAGTCACCGGCTCGCGCCTGGTCGATGAAATCGTCAAAGCGACGCAGGAATTATCGCGCTTGCGGCACGGCTCGCTGATCGTGATTGTGCGCAATCACGCCATTCGCAGCGTGGTAGAAACCGGCATCAAGCTGCAGGCGGCGGCGTTCGCGCCGGTGTTGCTCGCCTTTTTCAGCCCCAAATCACCGCTACACGACGGCGCCATCATCATCGAAAACGAAGAAATCATTGCGGCCAAAGCCATCCTCCCGCTTTCGCAAACCGATTTGCTCGACAAACGCTACGGTACCCGCCATCGCGCCGCACTCGGCTTGTCGGAAGAATCAGACGCGCTTGTGCTGGTCACCTCCGAAGAAACCGGCCAAATCTCCATCGCCAAAGACGGACGCTTGCTAACCGATTTGAGCGAGGAAGAGGTAGAAAATATTCTATCAACCTCGCTGCATGTTACACCGAAGAAATAA
- the folP gene encoding dihydropteroate synthase, which yields MILGGPTLIMGVLNCTPDSFYDGGRHHSREQAIAHGLHLAEAGADVIDVGGESTRPKGVYGEGAEPVSAEEEIERVVPVIEALRQKIEVPISIDTYKAAVADAALQAGAAMVNDISGLLFDPKMAEIVAARQAPVILMHIKGTPADMQADPVYENLLDEIYLHLDTQVQAAVQAGIPRERIIVDPGIGFGKRLEHNFEIIRRLAELRGLGCPILVGPSRKSFVGKVLNLPPDQRLEGTAAAVALSIANGAHMVRVHDVEEMRRVSQIADLIAGRMGYEA from the coding sequence ATGATTTTGGGTGGGCCGACGTTGATCATGGGCGTGCTCAACTGCACACCGGATTCGTTTTACGACGGCGGCCGCCATCACAGCCGCGAACAGGCGATTGCGCACGGCCTGCATCTGGCGGAAGCCGGCGCTGATGTAATCGATGTCGGCGGCGAGTCGACGCGGCCGAAGGGCGTTTATGGCGAAGGCGCGGAACCGGTTTCAGCGGAGGAAGAGATTGAACGCGTCGTGCCGGTAATCGAAGCCTTGCGCCAAAAAATCGAAGTGCCGATCAGTATCGATACCTACAAAGCGGCCGTGGCTGACGCTGCGCTGCAAGCCGGCGCCGCAATGGTGAACGATATCAGCGGCTTGCTGTTTGACCCGAAAATGGCGGAAATTGTCGCGGCCCGGCAGGCGCCGGTGATTTTGATGCACATCAAGGGCACGCCTGCGGATATGCAGGCCGACCCCGTTTACGAAAATCTTCTCGATGAAATCTATCTTCACCTCGACACGCAAGTGCAGGCGGCAGTGCAAGCCGGCATTCCGCGGGAGCGGATCATCGTCGATCCCGGCATCGGTTTCGGCAAGCGCCTCGAACATAATTTTGAAATCATTCGCCGGTTGGCGGAGTTGCGCGGTTTGGGTTGCCCGATTCTGGTCGGGCCTTCGCGTAAATCCTTCGTGGGCAAAGTGCTAAATTTGCCGCCGGATCAACGCCTGGAAGGCACGGCCGCTGCGGTAGCGCTGTCTATTGCGAACGGCGCACACATGGTGCGCGTGCATGATGTCGAGGAAATGCGCCGCGTCAGTCAAATTGCCGATTTGATTGCCGGGCGTATGGGCTATGAAGCGTAG